The Aspergillus chevalieri M1 DNA, chromosome 5, nearly complete sequence genome includes a region encoding these proteins:
- a CDS encoding SDR family NAD(P)-dependent oxidoreductase (COG:Q;~EggNog:ENOG410PJB5;~InterPro:IPR002347,IPR036291,IPR020904;~PFAM:PF00106,PF13561,PF08659;~go_function: GO:0016491 - oxidoreductase activity [Evidence IEA];~go_process: GO:0055114 - oxidation-reduction process [Evidence IEA]), with translation MSSALRLQDKVAIVTGASSGLGRAISLRYAREGAKVVCADLSVTARSQAPEELDTATHDLITRDGGHAIFVQTDVGDAGQMERLVQAAVDRFGRLDILVNNAGVALEARTPAVCHLTDEDVWDTTMRVNVKSVFLGCKYATAQMLKQPPHSSGDRGWIINMSSIMGIVAGLDNPSYCASKGAVSNLTKQVALDYAPHRIHVNAICPGYTQTAIFKETTTYMTPWNDLKQRHPFNGPGWPDDIAKLSVVLASDDANWVTGILLPVDGGYTAR, from the exons ATGTCTTCTGCATTACGCCTCCAGGATAAAGTTGCCATTGTCACTGGCGCATCCTCTGGACTCGGGAGGGCAATCTCGCTGCGATATGCTCGCGAAGGGGCCAAGGTGGTTTGTGCAGATCTCTCTGTTACAGCACGCTCTCAAGCCCCCGAAGAGTTGGACACCGCAACGCACGATCTGATCACTCGAGATGGAGGTCATGCCATTTTTGTCCAAACCGACGTTGGTGATGCGGGTCAAATGGAACGCCTAGTTCAAGCTGCAGTGGACAGATTTGGTCGACTAGACAT TTTAGTCAACAATGCCGGCGTAGCGCTGGAAGCCAGAACACCAGCGGTGTGCCACTTGACAGATGAGGATGTCTGGGATACTACAATGCGCGTCAATGTCAAGTCAGTCTTTCTAGGCTGTAAGTATGCCACTGCGCAGATGTTGAAACAGCCTCCGCATTCCTCTGGAGACCGTGGCTGGATTATCAACATGTCTTCCATTATGGGTATCGTGGCCGGTCTTGATAACC CGTCTTACTGTGCGTCGAAAGGTGCTGTCAGCAACCTGACCAAACAGGTGGCGCTGGACTACGCGCCTCATCGTATCCATGTCAACGCCATCTGCCCTGGAT ATACACAAACGGCCATTTTCAAAGAAACAACCACTTATATGACCCCCTGGAATGACCTTAAGCAAAGACACCCGTTCAACGGACCTGGTTGGCCGGATGACATTGCTAAGCTCTCTGTTGTATTAGCTAGTGATGACGCTAACTGGGTCACTGGTATTCTCCTCCCTGTGGACGGTGGATATACTGCTCGGTAA